In the genome of Mesorhizobium sp. NBSH29, the window AATTGCCAAGGTCGCGCAGCGCGATACGAGACATTCTCAACTTGCGGTAAAAGGCGCGCGGGCGGCCCGTCACTTCACAACGGTTGCGAATACGATTGCGTGCCGAATTGCGTGGCAGCGCAGCCAGCTTCAGCTGGGCGCGGAAACGCTCTTCGATCGGCAGCTTCTGGTCCATGATGATAGCCTTCAGCGCAGCGCGCTTTTCAGCATACTGGGCCACGAGCTTGCGGCGATGATTGTTCTTTTCGACTGAGCTGGTCTTTGCCATTCAGATTTTCCTTTTTCTCGCTGCCGTTACTGCCGGAAGGGGAAGTTGAAAGCCTTGAGCAGAGCCCGGGCTTCGTCGTCCGTTTTGGCGGTCGTACAAACGATGATGTCCATTCCCCAAACCTGATCAACCTTGTCGTAGTTGATCTCGGGAAACACGAGATGTTCCTTGATGCCCATGGCAAAGTTGCCACGGCCGTCAAAGCTCTTGGGGTTCAGGCCGCGGAAATCTCGAACGCGTGGTAGCGCGATCGTGACCAGGCGGTCGAGAAATTCGTACATGCGCTCTTTACGAAGCGTCACCTTTGCACCGATCGGCATCTGCTCACGTACCTTAAAGCCGGCAATCGACTGGCGGGCACGTGTGATGACGGCCTTCTGGCCGGCGATCATGGCAAGATCTTCGGCAGCAACGGAAGGCTTCTTGGAATCGGCAGTTGCCTCGCCCACGCCCATGTTGATGACAATCTTATCGAGACGCGGAACCTGCATCTCGTTGTCGTACTTGAACTGCTCGAGAAGCGCCTTGCGGATCGTCTCGTTGTACTGCAGCTTCAAGCGCGGCTGGTTTTGTGCCTTAGCCATTGATGACTTCTCCTGAACGCTTCGCCACGCGCACCTTCTTGCCGTCCTTCTGGACCTGGAAACCAACGCGAGTCGGCTTGCCATCCTTGGGGTCGACGAGCGCGATGTTCGACAGGTGAATAGGCGCTTCTTTGCTAATAATCCCGCCCTCTTGGGTCTGGGACTGCTTCTGGTGACGGCGGATCATGTTGACACCACGAACGACAGCCTTGTCGTCCTTCGGGATCATCCGAACCACTTCGCCTGAACGGCCTTTGTCCTTGCCGGCAAGCACGACGACCTTGTCGCCTTTACGGATTTTTTGCATGTCGGCTCCTTACAGCACTTCTGGCGCGAGCGAGATGATCTTCATGTGGTTCTTGGCGCGAAGCTCGCGCGGAACCGGTCCGAAGATACGGGTGCCGATCGGCTCTTTCTTGTTGTCGACGAGAACAGCTGCGTTCTTGTCGAACCGGATCACGCTGCCGTCCGGACGACGGATGTCCTTGGCCGTGCGAACCACGACCGCCTTCATCACATCACCCTTTTTGACGCGCCCGCGCGGGATAGCTTCCTTGATCGACACCACGATGATGTCGCCGACAGAAGCATATTTCCGCTTCGAGCCGCCCAGCACCTTGATGCACATGACACGACGTGCACCGGAATTATCCGCAACGTCGAGGTTTGTTTGCATCTGAATCATGACTGGCCTTCTTCTTTTCTGTCGGGATGGGCGAAGCGCCCTCCCCGGTCAATCAAACAAATTCGTTATTGTGCCTGGGCTTCGGTGATGACCGTCCAGCGCTTATCCTTCGAAATCGGCTTCGATTCCTGGATAAACACCTGGTCGCCAACCTTGCAGGCATTGTTTTCGTCGTGCGCCTTGTACTTCTTCGTCATGCGCACGGTCTTCTTCATCACGGGATGCGTGAAGCGCCGTTCGACCTTGACGACAACCGTCTTCTCGTTCTTGTCGCTGACGACGGTGCCCTGCAGGATGCGCTTTGGCATA includes:
- the rpsN gene encoding 30S ribosomal protein S14; amino-acid sequence: MAKTSSVEKNNHRRKLVAQYAEKRAALKAIIMDQKLPIEERFRAQLKLAALPRNSARNRIRNRCEVTGRPRAFYRKLRMSRIALRDLGNSGQIPGLVKSSW
- the rplE gene encoding 50S ribosomal protein L5; the protein is MAKAQNQPRLKLQYNETIRKALLEQFKYDNEMQVPRLDKIVINMGVGEATADSKKPSVAAEDLAMIAGQKAVITRARQSIAGFKVREQMPIGAKVTLRKERMYEFLDRLVTIALPRVRDFRGLNPKSFDGRGNFAMGIKEHLVFPEINYDKVDQVWGMDIIVCTTAKTDDEARALLKAFNFPFRQ
- the rplX gene encoding 50S ribosomal protein L24, with product MQKIRKGDKVVVLAGKDKGRSGEVVRMIPKDDKAVVRGVNMIRRHQKQSQTQEGGIISKEAPIHLSNIALVDPKDGKPTRVGFQVQKDGKKVRVAKRSGEVING
- the rplN gene encoding 50S ribosomal protein L14; protein product: MIQMQTNLDVADNSGARRVMCIKVLGGSKRKYASVGDIIVVSIKEAIPRGRVKKGDVMKAVVVRTAKDIRRPDGSVIRFDKNAAVLVDNKKEPIGTRIFGPVPRELRAKNHMKIISLAPEVL
- the rpsQ gene encoding 30S ribosomal protein S17, translated to MPKRILQGTVVSDKNEKTVVVKVERRFTHPVMKKTVRMTKKYKAHDENNACKVGDQVFIQESKPISKDKRWTVITEAQAQ